In Nitrospirota bacterium, a single window of DNA contains:
- a CDS encoding DUF4440 domain-containing protein has product MLTLLFAVTFALFSFVHAVQAGQESEVGENVGESLVRQLWVDMKTNNMESIEKKMGAGFQSIHQDGARNREQELSLIRELNLGEYILSEFKVTQNGEVVIATYSVSVEETIEGKRLSKKPAPRLSVFLKTESGWQWIAHANLKALEQ; this is encoded by the coding sequence ATGTTGACGTTGCTTTTCGCAGTGACCTTTGCGTTGTTTTCTTTCGTACACGCTGTACAGGCAGGTCAGGAATCTGAGGTCGGAGAAAACGTGGGGGAAAGTCTGGTGAGACAACTGTGGGTTGATATGAAAACAAACAATATGGAGTCGATAGAAAAGAAAATGGGAGCGGGGTTTCAGTCAATTCATCAGGACGGCGCGCGTAACCGGGAGCAGGAATTGTCTCTTATTAGGGAACTGAACCTCGGGGAGTATATACTGAGCGAGTTCAAGGTAACTCAGAACGGGGAAGTTGTTATCGCAACATATTCTGTCTCCGTTGAGGAGACAATCGAAGGAAAACGCCTGTCAAAGAAACCTGCGCCAAGGCTCAGCGTCTTTTTGAAGACCGAAAGCGGGTGGCAATGGATAGCCCATGCAAATCTTAAAGCCCTGGAACAGTAA